DNA from Ignavibacteriales bacterium:
GAGATGATATAAACGCTGTTATATCGGAAATGTACAACGGCAAACAGTATTTTCTTTTTGTATATAAATTATTTAAAGATATTAGAATTGTGTACGCACCGCCGGAATCAATTGGCAATTATGGTGGTGAAATAGATAATTGGATGTGGCCGCGTCATACAGGAGATTTTTCATTCATGCGTGTTTATGTTGCACCAGACGGATCGGGAAAAGAATATGCCTCAGAAAACGTTCCCTACAAACCAAAAATTTGGCTCAAAGTTGCAAAAGAAAATTTGAAAGATGGGGATTTTACATTCGTTATTGGCTTCCCGGGATTTACCACACGCTACAGATCATCCACGTCCGTTGACTATAACCAAAATTTCAACTACCCGTTTACGATTAAAAATTTTAAAGAAATAATTGAATTATTGGATAGCGTCACTAAAAACGATCATGCGGGTGAACTTAAAGTTGCGAGTCTTAAAAAAGGATTGGCAAATACTATGAAAAATTTTGAAGGAAAAGTCAGCGGTATGAAGAAAACAAATTTCCTTCAGAAGAAAATCGATTTTGAGAAAGAATTCATGACCTGGGTAAATAGTAACCCAGCTCGTAAAGTGAAGTATGGAGATATACTTATTAGAGAGAAAGAACAATACAAACTTATCTCCGGCACAAGAGAAAGAGATAATGTACTAGGCGTTCTAACAGGACTTGCCGGAACCCAGTTGAGAGTTGCTTCATTAATTTATAACACTGTTAAGGAGATGGAATTACCGGAAAATGAAAGACAACCGGGATTCACAGACAAACTTGTAGAACGAATTATTGATGGATTACAATATACTTATTCAAATTATTATGAACCTGCCGATAAAGCGTTAACAGTACGCGGCTTAAAAATGGCAAATGATCTTAAACAAGATCAACGAATTCAACCAATGGAATTTATCTTCAGCGATAAATCAAAACCTATCGAGCAATTTGTTGAAGAGGCGTTCAACTCATCCAAGTTGAACGATCTTGAATATGCGAAGACACTTTTTAAAAAATCCACAAAAGAACTTGAAGCAATCAATGATCCATTTATTAAGATTGCATCAAATATTGATCCTTTGCTGAGGAAAATTCAGGCAACAAATCAGCTCTTTGGCGCTAATGTTACCGAATTAAGAAAAATTTATTTAGATGCTCTGTATGATTGGAAAGGGACGGGAATGTATCCCGATGCAAACGGAACAATGAGGTTTACTAGTGGAAATGTCAGAGGATATAGGCCTGCCGATGCTGTATGGTATTTTCCATTTACGACTTTAACAGGTGTTATTGAGAAAAATACAAATGAAGAACCATTCAATGTACCTCAGAAATTAATTGATATCAGAAACAATAAAGATTTTGGTAGATGGATTAATCCGGACTTGAAAGATGTTCCGGTAGCGTTTACCCATCAAGTTGATATAACCGGTGGAAATAGCGGCAGTCCTGTTCTAAATGCGAAAGGAGAAATTGCAGGGATAGTTTTCGATGGGAACTACGAAGCCATGATTAGCGATTGGCAATATGATTTTGATTTGCAGCGCTGCATTTCTGTTGATATACATTATGTTTTATTTATTACAGAAAAATTTGGCAATGCCGGATTCATTCTTGATGAAATGGGAGTGAGCAGATAATATTTTGATTTCAATTAAAGGCAGACATTATGTGTCTGCCTTTTTTTTATACTATTGACAAGCTAACAAACTAAAGTTATGTTGCTCACAATTAAAGTTGTCAAAGAAAAATGATAATTGTTTATTCAGCCATTAAAGAATTAAGCAGATGAAAGAGGAAAAGCAGTCGTTTGATTTTGATTATATAATAATCGGTTCCGGTTTTGGCGGTTCTGTTTCGGCACTCCGGTTATCAGAAAAGGGTTACAAAGTTCTTGTAATAGAAAAAGGAAAATGGTTTCGTGCAGAAGATTTTCCAAAATCCAACTGGAATGTGAAAAAATGGATTTGGCTTCCGACTTTCAAATTTTTTGGATTGTTTAAGATAACACTTTTCAAAAATGTTACTGTTCTTTCAGGTGTCGGTGTTGGCGGCGGATCACTTGTTTATGCAAATACATTACCGGTTCCAAAATCTGATTTTTTTACAGCCGAAAGCTGGGCACATTTAGCAGATTGGAAAAATGAATTAAAAGATTTTTATCCAGTCGCATTGAAGATGCTCGGTGCATCTCAAAATCCACGTTTGGAAAAAGGCGATCTCGCACTTAAAGAACTTGCAAAAAAAATTGGCAAGCTGGATGAGTTTGAAGCTACAGAAGTAGCGGTATTTTTCGGTGAACCTAATAAAATTGTACCAGACCCATACTTTGAAGGGAAAGGGCCGGACAGATCCGGCTGTACTTTTTGCGGCGGCTGTATGGTCGGCTGCCGTTTCAATGCAAAGAACACTCTCGATAAGAATTATCTATACTTCGCTCAAAAGAATGGAGTAAAAATTAAAGCTGAGTCGGAAGTGTATGATGTTCTCCCGCTCGATTCCAAAAACGGATCGACCGGCTACAAGGTAATGTGGAAGAGATCAACATCATTCATAAAAACAAAAGGCGAATTTACATCACGCGGAATTATTTTTGCCGGGGGTGTACTGGGTACGATAAAACTTTTGTTAAAATTGAAACGTACTTCCCTACCAAATATTTCAGATAAACTTGGCTCGGGTATTAGAACTAATTCCGAAAGCCTAATTGGCGTCACGACTTTTGACAAGGATGCCGCATTTTCAGACGGTGTGGCGATCGGTTCGATTCTTCATACAGATCAGTATAGTCATCTGGAACCGGTTCGTTATCCGGCAGGCTCCGGATTCTGGAGAATTCTTATGTCTCCGCTCGCTCATGGTAAAAATATTTTTATTCGGCTGGTAAAAGTAATCTTCGATATAATTTCCCATCCGGTAAAGAATTTTAGAATTTATTTTGTAAGTGATTGGGCAAAGAAAACACAAATCCTTTTATTTATGAGAACTATTGATTCAACACTTCATTTTAGAAAAGGAATTTTCGGAATGAAATCCTATATCGAAAAAGGACAAGGACCAACAGCATTCATTCCCGAAGCAAAAACATTATCTGATCAGTACGCACAAATTGTAAACGGGAAGACCACAGTGCTTTTATCTGAAACAGCATTAGGAATTCCAACAACGGCACATATTCTAGGCGGTGCTGTAATGGGAAAAAATAATTCCGAAGGAGTAATTGATAAAGACAATAATGTTTTTGGTTATGAAAACATGCTCATTTGTGACGGCTCGATGATAAGCGCTAATCCGGGCGTGAATCCTTCTCTTACAATTACAGCTTTATCAGAAAGAGCAATGAGTAAAATCAAAAAAAACAATTAATAATTATGGATCAGACTTCTTTCTGAACCGGGTTTATTTTTTGTTGGCGCTTCAATTTGTATCTCGCAAAAAAACGTCTGCATTTTACAATGAGTTTTTTTTACTCTCATCACTAAGTTATAAATCGATTTATATTCCGAATAGGTATTGTATTTTAACAAAGTATTGCTGATCCACATTTTTAATTCCGTAAGTACCTTCGTAATTCAGATAATCGCTTGTGGCGCCGGCATAAAATGTTGTGAACGCACTCAATTTATAACTGAATAACGGATAGACTTGATATGCTTTGGCAAAAGAATCGTACTGCAAAATTGTACGGAAGAAAAATTCCGGATTAAATTGATAAACTAGGACCGCGCGGTAAATATTTCCATCATAAAAAAGTTCTTTGGTCGCTTCGCTTGAAAGTCTGGCACGCGCATAATCAAAAGAAAGATTTAATTGTGAAGTTGGTTTAAGAGTAAGCGAGACATCAAGGTTATGTCCGACTCCCATCTCTGGAGAATCTGAACGGTATATAAATTTTCCGAACGAACTACTTATTGAAAGTGCTATTTCGTTGATTGGACGCGAATTGATATTAACATTAAAACGATGTATTCCGTAAAACCATATCCCGTGGAAATTTTCATCGTTCACTAATAAATAACTTGCATTTAGATTGGTCTGCCCTTTTAATGTTAAAGAAGAATACGTTTGAATAAACTGTTCTTTTTTTACTCCATAAAAATCGGAACGCATCTCGGAATTAAAGCCGAGAGATCCAAAATCTATGAATGAACCGGTAGGATAAAAATCATATTCGTGACCCATATAAACTTGCCTGTAACCATTCTGGTCAAACAAACCGTTGTATGTTTGATATGTAGGAGAAAAGTTGTTAAACGTCAGATTGAAATTATAATTTCTTGACGAATGCGAAAGATTCAGGTGAATACCGTTTCCCGAATACTCTTCTCCGTTGAATGCGGCATTAAAAGATGTACGGCCGAATTGCCGTGTGGAATTGAGAGCATCCAGATCATTCAATTCTTTTGTTTGAGATAAAAAGCCTTCACCCGAGAAGTACCAGTTTTCCCAAAATTTATAATTCCAGTCAATACCAAGGACATAATTGTGTCCTCCGGATAAATCTCTAGTCATCATCTGCGTTCCGATATATGATTCATTGCCAATGTCATAACGGAGTCTGCCGATGTTTGCCAATGATTTTAAATGTGTACCGACAGTATTGCTTCTCTCTTCACCTGGAATTACAAAAACAGTATTTCTATCGTATGCAGTCATAAAGATATAAGAGAGCGAACCGCTCTTTCCATTTATACGTGCAGCAGCAAGCGGATCATTAATAGATCTTGAGTAATACATAGAGTTCATTAATAGTTCTCTGCCAATCAAAAAGAATGGGCGCTTCTCAGGATACGAAAGTGCAAACGTAGTATTCACACTTATCTGGGCGGCATCAGATTCAATTTGACTAAAATCCGGATTAAGTACAGCATCGAGAGAAAAATCCGGACTAGGAGAATATTTTATACCACCGCCAATGCGGCTTTGAAACGAATCAAATTTAATTCCTGCATTCGGATTATCCGGATCGGATAACTTTCCTAATTCCTGACCCATCGCATAAGGTAGAAGTTCAATTGAACTACCTTGATGAATATTTTTAAGACCATCTAAATAACCGGCTTGAGACATTATTCCGGGAATGTTTCTATCAAATGGAACCCATGAAAGTTGTGTACGGCTTGCTCTTGGAATGGTGCGTAGAACATTAATACGCCAATTTTGTACATCGGTATTCGGAAAGCTTAGACTTGAGAAAGGGATTGCCATTTCTGCGGTCCAGCCTTTGCCATTTCGAGATGCTTTGGCAAACCAGATCCAATCAAGACTTGAATCCTCATTATTTAGGATGGCGCCAAGATCACCTTGTATACCATACGGGTTCACAACAAATTCATATGATTTCTGATAATCGCCGTATGTATCAATACCAACAAAAACCCAATCATCTTGATACATTTTATCCCTTTCGGAAATATTTGCTCTTATTTGTTCCGGATTAGTATCGAAGCATTGAAAACCGAAATAAATATATTTGTCATCATAGAGTGCTCTTACAATTGTCTTTTGTGGGGCTGGAGTGTTATCTCCTGGTGTTACTTCGTAATTTATTTCTATCGGTTTAGCATTAAGCCAAACCGGATTATCAAGTTTTCCATCAATTTCAAATGCTTTATCTAAACGGAAAGCCTCCATAACTGGCTTAGAAACATTAGTCTCGGCTTGACCAAACGCAGAAGAAAACATGAATATTAAATGTAGAAAGAGAATTTTAGAAATAAATTTTTCACCCATAGAAATACTCCGATTAGAGGTTATAGCCGTAAATGATTTACACATATGACGCACAACCCGGCAAAAAGGTTGGCTTGTAATCTTATTTTTCGAAAGAAAAAAGTTTGAATAATGATGTAAATATTTTGGGATTTACCTATGATAGACTGCAGTCAATACATTTCCACTAAATAGATAGATATTATGAAAGAAGATTTTTTAGGTTTTCAAGTTCTTCCCATCTCACAAACAACCGTTTTACATTCGCTTTAGCTTTTTCAAGCTGCTCTGAGAGTTCGCTTGTTTGTGTTGCATACTTTTGATAAAAATCGGGTGAAGAAAATATTTTTTCAATTCTTTCCACTTCTGTTTCAGCTTTCAGAATATCATCTTCAATTGTTTCTAACTCTTTAGCTTCTTTCCATGTTAACTTTTTTATCTTCGGCTTAATACGAACAACTTCTTTTTTCTCCTTTGTTACCGTTTCAACATCATTTTTAAACCGTGCCTTCCTCTTTTCGATATAATAATCATAATTGCCTTCACTGAAATAAATTTCTCCATTATCTTCGAACGCAAGGATACCGTTACAAACACGGTTTAGAAAATACCTATCATGGCTTACTACAACAACACAACCGTCAAAAGCAA
Protein-coding regions in this window:
- a CDS encoding S46 family peptidase, with product MKKILMIILLSLLFIVNSFAQEGMWLLNQLDKLNLKEKGLKIEVSDIYSKDKPSLYNAIVQLGGGTASFVSSEGLLVTNHHVAFTAIQRSSNVNSDYLTNGFLAKNYSEEIKAPGYVAQLLTEMREVTSEILGVTKNITEPIEKDKAINKKIAALTESVRNGRDDINAVISEMYNGKQYFLFVYKLFKDIRIVYAPPESIGNYGGEIDNWMWPRHTGDFSFMRVYVAPDGSGKEYASENVPYKPKIWLKVAKENLKDGDFTFVIGFPGFTTRYRSSTSVDYNQNFNYPFTIKNFKEIIELLDSVTKNDHAGELKVASLKKGLANTMKNFEGKVSGMKKTNFLQKKIDFEKEFMTWVNSNPARKVKYGDILIREKEQYKLISGTRERDNVLGVLTGLAGTQLRVASLIYNTVKEMELPENERQPGFTDKLVERIIDGLQYTYSNYYEPADKALTVRGLKMANDLKQDQRIQPMEFIFSDKSKPIEQFVEEAFNSSKLNDLEYAKTLFKKSTKELEAINDPFIKIASNIDPLLRKIQATNQLFGANVTELRKIYLDALYDWKGTGMYPDANGTMRFTSGNVRGYRPADAVWYFPFTTLTGVIEKNTNEEPFNVPQKLIDIRNNKDFGRWINPDLKDVPVAFTHQVDITGGNSGSPVLNAKGEIAGIVFDGNYEAMISDWQYDFDLQRCISVDIHYVLFITEKFGNAGFILDEMGVSR
- a CDS encoding GMC oxidoreductase produces the protein MKEEKQSFDFDYIIIGSGFGGSVSALRLSEKGYKVLVIEKGKWFRAEDFPKSNWNVKKWIWLPTFKFFGLFKITLFKNVTVLSGVGVGGGSLVYANTLPVPKSDFFTAESWAHLADWKNELKDFYPVALKMLGASQNPRLEKGDLALKELAKKIGKLDEFEATEVAVFFGEPNKIVPDPYFEGKGPDRSGCTFCGGCMVGCRFNAKNTLDKNYLYFAQKNGVKIKAESEVYDVLPLDSKNGSTGYKVMWKRSTSFIKTKGEFTSRGIIFAGGVLGTIKLLLKLKRTSLPNISDKLGSGIRTNSESLIGVTTFDKDAAFSDGVAIGSILHTDQYSHLEPVRYPAGSGFWRILMSPLAHGKNIFIRLVKVIFDIISHPVKNFRIYFVSDWAKKTQILLFMRTIDSTLHFRKGIFGMKSYIEKGQGPTAFIPEAKTLSDQYAQIVNGKTTVLLSETALGIPTTAHILGGAVMGKNNSEGVIDKDNNVFGYENMLICDGSMISANPGVNPSLTITALSERAMSKIKKNN
- a CDS encoding DUF5916 domain-containing protein, which translates into the protein MGEKFISKILFLHLIFMFSSAFGQAETNVSKPVMEAFRLDKAFEIDGKLDNPVWLNAKPIEINYEVTPGDNTPAPQKTIVRALYDDKYIYFGFQCFDTNPEQIRANISERDKMYQDDWVFVGIDTYGDYQKSYEFVVNPYGIQGDLGAILNNEDSSLDWIWFAKASRNGKGWTAEMAIPFSSLSFPNTDVQNWRINVLRTIPRASRTQLSWVPFDRNIPGIMSQAGYLDGLKNIHQGSSIELLPYAMGQELGKLSDPDNPNAGIKFDSFQSRIGGGIKYSPSPDFSLDAVLNPDFSQIESDAAQISVNTTFALSYPEKRPFFLIGRELLMNSMYYSRSINDPLAAARINGKSGSLSYIFMTAYDRNTVFVIPGEERSNTVGTHLKSLANIGRLRYDIGNESYIGTQMMTRDLSGGHNYVLGIDWNYKFWENWYFSGEGFLSQTKELNDLDALNSTRQFGRTSFNAAFNGEEYSGNGIHLNLSHSSRNYNFNLTFNNFSPTYQTYNGLFDQNGYRQVYMGHEYDFYPTGSFIDFGSLGFNSEMRSDFYGVKKEQFIQTYSSLTLKGQTNLNASYLLVNDENFHGIWFYGIHRFNVNINSRPINEIALSISSSFGKFIYRSDSPEMGVGHNLDVSLTLKPTSQLNLSFDYARARLSSEATKELFYDGNIYRAVLVYQFNPEFFFRTILQYDSFAKAYQVYPLFSYKLSAFTTFYAGATSDYLNYEGTYGIKNVDQQYFVKIQYLFGI